From the genome of Papaver somniferum cultivar HN1 chromosome 2, ASM357369v1, whole genome shotgun sequence, one region includes:
- the LOC113347870 gene encoding beta-galactosidase 1-like isoform X1 translates to MAKPIMWLSFLLLGFLSCITEASVTYDSKAIIINGQRRILLSGSIHYPRSTPEMWPDLIQKAKDGGLDVIQTYVFWNGHEPSPGKYYFEGRYDLVKFIKLAHQAGLYVHLRIGPYVCAEWNFGGFPVWLKYVPGMHFRTDNGPFKAAMQKFTTKIVDMMKAERMFQTQGGPIIMSQIENEYGPEEWEIGAPGKAYTQWAAKMAVGLGTGVPWVMCKQDDAPDPIINACNGFYCDWFTPNKKYKPKMWTENWTGWFTGFGGAVPHRPAEDVAYSVAKFIQTGGSFMNYYMYHGGTNFGRTAGGPFIATSYDYDAPIDEYGLLREPKYGHLRDLHKAIKLCEPALVYSEPTKTVLGRKQEAHVFNYKAGGCAAFLANNDANSYATVTFRGLKYNLPPWSISILPDCKNTVFNTARVGAQSSEAKMTPVSSGFAWQSYNEETAAYDDNSATTRGLLEQINVTRDASDYLWYSTDVKIEPNEAFLKNGQYPVLTVMSAGHALHVFINGQLSGTAYGGLDHPKLTFSNNVRLRVGINKIALLSTAVGLPNIGKQFETWNAGVLGPVTLKGLNDKQRDLTWQKWSYKVGLTGEALSLNSLSGSSSVEWMKGSLIAQKQPLTWYKTIFNAPGGNDPLALDLGSMGKGQVWINGQSIGRHWPAYKASGTCGGCNYAGNYNEKKCASNCGESSQRWYHVPRSWLNPTGNLMVIFEELGGNPRGITLDRRTVQSVCADIYEAQPSLSSYLALADGKAAVPLKPKAHLWCTPGKKISSIKFASFGTPQGVCGSFREGGCHAHKSYDAFQKEMLLQNCIGQQSCAVTISPEIFGGDPCPGTMKKLSVEAICS, encoded by the exons ATGGCAAAACCAATAATGTGGTTGAGCTTTTTATTACTAGGTTTTCTATCATGTATTACAGAAGCTTCTGTAACTTATGATAGTAAAGCTATTATCATTAATGGACAAAGAAGGATTCTCCTTTCTGGTTCTATTCATTATCCTAGAAGCACACCTGAG ATGTGGCCTGATCTTATTCAGAAAGCCAAAGATGGAGGTTTAGATGTAATCCAGACTTATGTCTTCTGGAATGGGCATGAACCCTCTCCTGGGAAATATTACTTTGAAGGAAGATATGATTTGGTTAAGTTTATCAAGTTGGCTCATCAAGCTGGTCTCTATGTCCATCTCAGAATTGGTCCTTATGTTTGTGCTGAATGGAACTTTGG GGGTTTTCCTGTTTGGCTCAAGTATGTCCCTGGCATGCATTTCAGAACAGATAATGGACCATTCAAG GCTGCAATGCAAAAGTTTACGACAAAAATCGTCGACATGATGAAAGCTGAAAGAATGTTTCAAACTCAAGGAGGGCCAATCATTATGTCCCAG ATAGAGAATGAATATGGACCAGAGGAATGGGAAATTGGTGCTCCTGGGAAAGCGTATACGCAATGGGCAGCTAAAATGGCTGTAGGACTTGGTACTGGTGTCCCATGGGTTATGTGCAAGCAAGATGATGCTCCTGATCCAATT ATAAACGCTTGCAATGGTTTCTATTGTGATTGGTTCACTCCCAACAAGAAGTATAAGCCAAAGATGTGGACTGAAAATTGGACTGGATG GTTCACTGGATTCGGGGGTGCAGTTCCCCATAGACCTGCTGAAGACGTTGCGTACTCGGTTGCCAAATTTATACAAACTGGTGGATCATTCATGAACTATTACATG TATCATGGAGGAACAAATTTCGGGAGGACAGCAGGTGGTCCTTTCATAGCAACTAGTTATGACTATGATGCTCCAATTGACGAATATG GACTACTAAGGGAACCCAAATATGGTCATTTGAGGGATCTTCATAAAGCGATCAAGCTTTGTGAACCAGCTTTAGTTTATTCCGAACCCACCAAAACAGTTCTTGGGAGGAAGCAAGAG GCTCATGTCTTCAATTACAAGGCAGGAGGTTGTGCTGCATTCCTTGCAAACAATGATGCAAACTCCTACGCAACAGTTACCTTTAGAGGCTTAAAATACAACCTTCCTCCTTGGTCTATCAGCATTCTTCCAGACTGCAAAAACACCGTTTTCAACACTGCAAGG GTGGGGGCACAAAGTTCAGAGGCAAAGATGACACCAGTGAGCAGTGGGTTTGCTTGGCAATCATATAACGAAGAGACTGCAGCCTATGATGATAATTCAGCTACAACACGTGGATTGTTGGAGCAGATAAATGTGACAAGAGATGCTTCGGACTATTTGTGGTACTCAACAGA TGTCAAGATAGAGCCAAATGAAGCATTTTTGAAGAATGGGCAGTATCCTGTGCTAACAGTGATGTCAGCTGGTCATGCTTTGCATGTTTTCATTAACGGCCAATTATCTG GAACTGCTTATGGGGGTTTGGATCACCCTAAGCTGACATTTAGTAACAATGTGAGGCTGAGAGTTGGCATTAACAAGATTGCTCTACTAAGCACTGCTGTTGGCCTCCCG AATATTGGCAAACAATTTGAGACATGGAATGCTGGGGTTCTTGGTCCAGTCACATTGAAGGGTCTGAATGACAAGCAAAGAGACTTAACATGGCAAAAGTGGTCCTACAAG GTTGGTTTGACTGGTGAAGCTTTGAGTCTTAACTCTCTTAGTGGAAGTTCCTCTGTCGAGTGGATGAAGGGATCTTTGATAGCTCAAAAACAACCCCTAACATGGTACAAG ACTATTTTCAATGCACCAGGTGGAAATGATCCTTTGGCTTTAGATTTGGGTAGCATGGGAAAAGGTCAAGTATGGATAAATGGACAGAGCATTGGACGTCATTGGCCTGCATATAAAGCATCTGGAACATGTGGTGGTTGTAATTATGCTGGAAACTATAACGAGAAAAAATGCGCTAGTAATTGTGGAGAATCCTCGCAAAGATG GTATCATGTACCTCGTTCATGGTTGAACCCCACTGGAAACTTGATGGTTATTTTTGAAGAATTGGGTGGTAATCCAAGGGGAATCACTTTGGATAGAAGAACTGTACAGAGTGTTTGTGCTGATATTTATGAAGCTCAACCATCACTATCGAGTTATTTGGCTCTAGCTGATGGAAAGGCAGCAGTACCATTGAAGCCGAAAGCCCATCTTTGGTGTACACCTGGAAAGAAAATTTCTTCAATAAAGTTTGCAAGCTTTGGAACTCCACAAGGAGTTTGTGGGAGCTTTAGGGAAGGAGGTTGCCACGCGCACAAGTCTTATGATGCTTTCCAAAAG GAAATGTTGTTGCAGAACTGCATCGGGCAACAATCTTGTGCTGTAACTATTAGTCCTGAGATTTTTGGAGGAGATCCTTGTCCAGGTACCATGAAGAAGCTCTCTGTTGAAGCCATTTGCAGTTAA
- the LOC113347870 gene encoding beta-galactosidase 1-like isoform X2 — MAKPIMWLSFLLLGFLSCITEASVTYDSKAIIINGQRRILLSGSIHYPRSTPEMWPDLIQKAKDGGLDVIQTYVFWNGHEPSPGKYYFEGRYDLVKFIKLAHQAGLYVHLRIGPYVCAEWNFGGFPVWLKYVPGMHFRTDNGPFKAAMQKFTTKIVDMMKAERMFQTQGGPIIMSQIENEYGPEEWEIGAPGKAYTQWAAKMAVGLGTGVPWVMCKQDDAPDPIINACNGFYCDWFTPNKKYKPKMWTENWTGWFTGFGGAVPHRPAEDVAYSVAKFIQTGGSFMNYYMYHGGTNFGRTAGGPFIATSYDYDAPIDEYGLLREPKYGHLRDLHKAIKLCEPALVYSEPTKTVLGRKQEAHVFNYKAGGCAAFLANNDANSYATVTFRGLKYNLPPWSISILPDCKNTVFNTARVGAQSSEAKMTPVSSGFAWQSYNEETAAYDDNSATTRGLLEQINVTRDASDYLWYSTDVKIEPNEAFLKNGQYPVLTVMSAGHALHVFINGQLSGTAYGGLDHPKLTFSNNVRLRVGINKIALLSTAVGLPNIGKQFETWNAGVLGPVTLKGLNDKQRDLTWQKWSYKVGLTGEALSLNSLSGSSSVEWMKGSLIAQKQPLTWYKTIFNAPGGNDPLALDLGSMGKGQVWINGQSIGRHWPAYKASGTCGGCNYAGNYNEKKCASNCGESSQRWYHVPRSWLNPTGNLMVIFEELGGNPRGITLDRRTVQSVCADIYEAQPSLSSYLALADGKAAVPLKPKAHLWCTPGKKISSIKFASFGTPQGVCGSFREGGCHAHKSYDAFQKNCIGQQSCAVTISPEIFGGDPCPGTMKKLSVEAICS, encoded by the exons ATGGCAAAACCAATAATGTGGTTGAGCTTTTTATTACTAGGTTTTCTATCATGTATTACAGAAGCTTCTGTAACTTATGATAGTAAAGCTATTATCATTAATGGACAAAGAAGGATTCTCCTTTCTGGTTCTATTCATTATCCTAGAAGCACACCTGAG ATGTGGCCTGATCTTATTCAGAAAGCCAAAGATGGAGGTTTAGATGTAATCCAGACTTATGTCTTCTGGAATGGGCATGAACCCTCTCCTGGGAAATATTACTTTGAAGGAAGATATGATTTGGTTAAGTTTATCAAGTTGGCTCATCAAGCTGGTCTCTATGTCCATCTCAGAATTGGTCCTTATGTTTGTGCTGAATGGAACTTTGG GGGTTTTCCTGTTTGGCTCAAGTATGTCCCTGGCATGCATTTCAGAACAGATAATGGACCATTCAAG GCTGCAATGCAAAAGTTTACGACAAAAATCGTCGACATGATGAAAGCTGAAAGAATGTTTCAAACTCAAGGAGGGCCAATCATTATGTCCCAG ATAGAGAATGAATATGGACCAGAGGAATGGGAAATTGGTGCTCCTGGGAAAGCGTATACGCAATGGGCAGCTAAAATGGCTGTAGGACTTGGTACTGGTGTCCCATGGGTTATGTGCAAGCAAGATGATGCTCCTGATCCAATT ATAAACGCTTGCAATGGTTTCTATTGTGATTGGTTCACTCCCAACAAGAAGTATAAGCCAAAGATGTGGACTGAAAATTGGACTGGATG GTTCACTGGATTCGGGGGTGCAGTTCCCCATAGACCTGCTGAAGACGTTGCGTACTCGGTTGCCAAATTTATACAAACTGGTGGATCATTCATGAACTATTACATG TATCATGGAGGAACAAATTTCGGGAGGACAGCAGGTGGTCCTTTCATAGCAACTAGTTATGACTATGATGCTCCAATTGACGAATATG GACTACTAAGGGAACCCAAATATGGTCATTTGAGGGATCTTCATAAAGCGATCAAGCTTTGTGAACCAGCTTTAGTTTATTCCGAACCCACCAAAACAGTTCTTGGGAGGAAGCAAGAG GCTCATGTCTTCAATTACAAGGCAGGAGGTTGTGCTGCATTCCTTGCAAACAATGATGCAAACTCCTACGCAACAGTTACCTTTAGAGGCTTAAAATACAACCTTCCTCCTTGGTCTATCAGCATTCTTCCAGACTGCAAAAACACCGTTTTCAACACTGCAAGG GTGGGGGCACAAAGTTCAGAGGCAAAGATGACACCAGTGAGCAGTGGGTTTGCTTGGCAATCATATAACGAAGAGACTGCAGCCTATGATGATAATTCAGCTACAACACGTGGATTGTTGGAGCAGATAAATGTGACAAGAGATGCTTCGGACTATTTGTGGTACTCAACAGA TGTCAAGATAGAGCCAAATGAAGCATTTTTGAAGAATGGGCAGTATCCTGTGCTAACAGTGATGTCAGCTGGTCATGCTTTGCATGTTTTCATTAACGGCCAATTATCTG GAACTGCTTATGGGGGTTTGGATCACCCTAAGCTGACATTTAGTAACAATGTGAGGCTGAGAGTTGGCATTAACAAGATTGCTCTACTAAGCACTGCTGTTGGCCTCCCG AATATTGGCAAACAATTTGAGACATGGAATGCTGGGGTTCTTGGTCCAGTCACATTGAAGGGTCTGAATGACAAGCAAAGAGACTTAACATGGCAAAAGTGGTCCTACAAG GTTGGTTTGACTGGTGAAGCTTTGAGTCTTAACTCTCTTAGTGGAAGTTCCTCTGTCGAGTGGATGAAGGGATCTTTGATAGCTCAAAAACAACCCCTAACATGGTACAAG ACTATTTTCAATGCACCAGGTGGAAATGATCCTTTGGCTTTAGATTTGGGTAGCATGGGAAAAGGTCAAGTATGGATAAATGGACAGAGCATTGGACGTCATTGGCCTGCATATAAAGCATCTGGAACATGTGGTGGTTGTAATTATGCTGGAAACTATAACGAGAAAAAATGCGCTAGTAATTGTGGAGAATCCTCGCAAAGATG GTATCATGTACCTCGTTCATGGTTGAACCCCACTGGAAACTTGATGGTTATTTTTGAAGAATTGGGTGGTAATCCAAGGGGAATCACTTTGGATAGAAGAACTGTACAGAGTGTTTGTGCTGATATTTATGAAGCTCAACCATCACTATCGAGTTATTTGGCTCTAGCTGATGGAAAGGCAGCAGTACCATTGAAGCCGAAAGCCCATCTTTGGTGTACACCTGGAAAGAAAATTTCTTCAATAAAGTTTGCAAGCTTTGGAACTCCACAAGGAGTTTGTGGGAGCTTTAGGGAAGGAGGTTGCCACGCGCACAAGTCTTATGATGCTTTCCAAAAG AACTGCATCGGGCAACAATCTTGTGCTGTAACTATTAGTCCTGAGATTTTTGGAGGAGATCCTTGTCCAGGTACCATGAAGAAGCTCTCTGTTGAAGCCATTTGCAGTTAA